The Pieris brassicae chromosome 6, ilPieBrab1.1, whole genome shotgun sequence genome window below encodes:
- the LOC123711196 gene encoding U4/U6 small nuclear ribonucleoprotein Prp31 — protein MSLADELLADLEENDDLDLEMAIENKTTANNDQFAIPFPMVPKEEEIKNVSIRELAKLRDSDRLKRVITEIERNVGQNRNKMEVTGLMESDPEYQLIVEANNVAVEIDGEIAIIHRFVRDKYQKRFPELDSLIVTPLEYIRSVKELGNDLDKAKSNETLQSFLTQATIMIVSVTASTTQGKLLTEVELNEIYEACDMASELNNFKLRIYEYVESRMTFIAPNVTAIVGASTAAKILGIAGGLSKLAKMPACNVLPLGQQKKTLSGFSQAAALPHTGFIYFSQIVQDTTPELRYKAAKLVSTKVTLAARVDSCHESPDGLVGRRLREGIEKKLDKLQEPPPVKFMKPLPKPIEQSRKKRGGKRVRKMKERYAMTEFRKNANRLNFADIEDDAYQEDLGYTRGTIGKSSTGRVRLPQIDEKTKVRISKTLQRNLQKQQQYGGATSIRRQVSGTASSVAFTPLQGLEIVNPQAAETKVNEANAKYFSNTSGFLSVGKKTT, from the exons ATGTCTCTTGCGGACGAATTGCTCGCTGATCTGGAAGAAAACGACGACCTAGACCTTGAAATGgctatagaaaataaaaccaCGGCAAACAATGATCAATTTGCTATACCCTTTCCCATGGTTccaaaagaagaagaaataaaaaatgtttcaattaGGGAGCTTGCTAAGTTAAGAGATTCAGATAGATTAAAGCGG GTGATAACAGAAATTGAAAGAAATGTTGGGCAGAATAGGAACAAAATGGAAGTCACTGGTTTAATGGAATCTGACCCAGAATATCAACTGATTGTAGAAGCTAACAATGTGGCAGTTGAAATTGATGGAGAAATTG CTATTATTCACAGATTTGTTCGTGACAAATATCAGAAACGTTTTCCCGAGTTGGACTCCCTAATTGTGACGCCTCTGGAATACATTCGATCTGTGAAGGAACTGGGTAATGATCTTGACAAGGCCAAGAGCAATGAAACATTACAAAGCTTTTTAACGCAAGCAACTATTATGATTGTATCTGTCACTGCCTCCACAACACAAGG AAAGTTATTGACTGAAGTTGAGTTGAATGAAATCTATGAAGCTTGTGACATGGCCTCTGAACTAAACAACTTCAAACTAAgaatatatgaatatgttgAAAGCAGAATGACTTTTATTGCACCAAATGTAACAGCAATTGTTG GTGCATCAACTGCTGCCAAAATACTTGGTATTGCAGGTGGTTTATCTAAATTGGCCAAAATGCCTGCCTGTAATGTTCTGCCTCTTGGACAGCAAAAGAAGACCCTCTCTGGTTTCTCTCAAGCGGCTGCCTTGCCCCACACCGGCTTCATTTATTTCTCACAAATTGTTCAAGATACAACACCG GAGCTGCGGTACAAAGCGGCCAAGCTGGTGTCGACCAAAGTGACTTTGGCCGCGAGAGTAGACTCTTGCCACGAGAGTCCCGACGGCCTCGTCGGGCGAAGGCTCAGGGAGGGCATCGAGAAGAAGCTGGACAAATTGCAG GAGCCGCCGCCCGTGAAGTTCATGAAGCCTCTGCCGAAGCCCATCGAGCAGAGCCGCAAGAAGCGAGGAGGCAAGAGGGTGCGCAAGATGAAGGAGCGCTACGCCATGACAGAGTTCAGGAAGAACGCCAATCGCCTGAACTTTGCCGAC attgaaGACGACGCCTACCAAGAAGACTTGGGCTACACTCGCGGGACGATCGGCAAATCGAGCACCGGTCGAGTGCGGTTGCCTCAAATAGACGAAAAGACCAAAGTCCGCATCAGTAAGACCTTGCAGAGGAACCTTCAAAAGCAACAGCAGTACGGCGGCGCGACCAGCATCAGGAGACAGGTGTCGGGGACGGCGTCTTCGGTGGCCTTTACTCCGCTTCAG GGCTTGGAAATCGTGAATCCTCAGGCGGCAGAGACGAAGGTGAATGAAGCGAATGCCAAATATTTCTCCAACACATCAGGATTTCTGTCCGTCGGAAAAAAGACTACGTGA